The Desulfovibrio sp. G11 region AAAACAGCGGCAATGCAGATGCCGCCGGGCAGCACCAGGCCGCAAACACTCCGGGCATGTCTCCCACCAGTGCCACACAGCCGACAGCCCCGCACAATGAACCGGCAAGTACACCGGCGGCGCAGAACGGGCAGGCAAACGCACATCAGGCGGGTGATACCCAAACAGAAGGCAGGCAGGCCGCACCACAGCCTTCAGCCGATTCCACGCCGTTTTCCGGCGGCGCGTTCTTCAAGGCGGATGTTGACGCCAGCCTCAGGGCAGGCAGCAAGGGCGGCAGCCTCAACGTAATGCTGACCGCCTCCGGCCGGGATCATGCCCCCCTGCTTGTGGCCGACACCTCTTGCGGCGGCCTTGAAGTGCGCGTGGAGGCAAATTTTTCGCCGCAGGAAGACAAATCCGGCAAATCCGTTATCCGGACCCTGACCGTCAACAGCAGGCTTGAAGCCGCGGTTCTGCCTGCCGCTTCCGCCGCAGCGCCGGCTGAAGACAGCAGCAAGACGGTGGAAACGCCCGCCGCTTCCTCCGGCGCGGCCCCCCCGGCCAGTCCGCAAGGCCAGCCCGCCCCGTATAATCCGCACAGCTTTCTTGCCCCGCTGCTGGCCGGTGGCGCGAGCCTTTCCCTGACTCTTGAAGCCCAGGCCCAGGCCATCCCCGGCGCACCTGACGACATGGCCGCCACTGCCCGCGCCGGACTGACAACATTTGACCTCAAGGCCGGCCCGCTCTCCGGCACGGGGCACGCCGCATGGCACAGCCCTGATGCCCCCGCTGCCGGACCTGCCGCCTCCCGGCTCACCGGTGCGGCACAGGCCACGTCATGGCTTTCCGGTCCACTGGACGTGGACCTGCGCCTGAGCCTCGCCCCTCTAAAAAATCCTCACGCACGCGCCGCTGGAGACGAGGCGGGCAGCCCTCTGGACATACTGGCCGCGCCGGGCAGTGTGAGCCTCACGGCTAACGGCCCTCTGGAAGCCCCCGCCCTGAACCTCCGCCTGGAATGCGCAGACCTGCGCCTGGGCAGCCACCGGCTGGAAAAAGCTGTGGCAAGCCTTGCCGCAAGCCCGCTGCACTGGCGCCAGGCATTGCTTCCGGCAGAAGATCACGATAGCGCTCCCCCGGCGGAAGCCGCCGGGCAGTATCACGCACCGGGCAGCGCGGACGGCAAAAGCAGCCGTGCCGGAGCCAATCCCGGCGACTCGCCTGATGCAGGACCTGGCTCAACGCCGGACACTGTTCATGGCGCAGCCAAAGCCGGCACCCCACAAGACGGGCAGGAGGCGGCAACGCAGCTTGTGCTCCAGCTGGATGTGAGCGGCCAGTGGGATAACCGCCCCCTGAGCCTTGGCGGACAGATCTTTGCGGGCCGCACCGAGGGCGGAATGCTCCAGGCGGGCCTGCGCAAACTGCGCCTCAACGCTCTGGGAGTGGAAGCTGCCGGGCAGGCGACCGCCATACTTCCCCCCGGCAGCATGCCCGGCTGTGACGGCAGGCTGGACGTGCGCGTAACCGACTGGGCTGCGCTTTCAAGCCTTGTGCCGGGCGCTCGCCTGGATGGCGAAGCTTCCCTGAGCCTTGAACTGCGGACCGAACGTACCACAGCCCCTGCCGCTCCAGAAGCTGCGGACGCACTACGCGCCGCAACACCACGAGAAACAGCGCAAAATGGCGGCCAGCCGACCGCAAGGGGCGGCAGTGAGACCGGTCCCGTGCAAACAGATACCGCACAGGCAACCGAGGCTGCGCCTGCCCCGGCAGTGCGCTTCAGCCAGCAGGCCGTGCTGCGCTGGAATGTGCCGCGCCTGAGCTACAGCGCCGGGGCAGAAGCGCCGCTGACCCTGCAAAGCCTTGCGGGCGAGGCAACGCTGCGTGACCTCTTCGGCACGGCGAACCTGGCCGCCCGCCTGGACCTGGCCGCCCTGCGTCAGGGCGATCTTTCTCTCGGAACAAAGGTACGTGCCAACGGTTCGCTCAACGGTCCGCTGGACGCCAGCGTGGAAACAAGCGGCAGTGTGGCCGCCCGCATCAATGCGCGCTGGCAACCGGGCCTTGTGCAGTTGCAAAAACTTGAAGCAGGCCTGGCCGGGCATGACCTCGGCTTCAGGACAAGCCCGGGCGCAACCCTGCGCTATGGCGATTCCGGCATTACCCTGACCGGCCTTGATATACGCCTCATCCCCGGCGGCAGGCTGCGCGCCAACGCCGCTCTTGGACAAGACAGGCTGGATGCCCGCCTTGACCTGGACGGCCTTGCGCTCACACCCTGGAAAAAATTTGTCCCCGCCCTGCCCGAAGGCACGGTGGAGGCCCGCGCCCGTCTGACGGGCAATCCTGCCCGCCCGGGCGGCGATTTTCACTTTGGCGTCCGCCAGCTCCGCATTCCCGGCAGCCCTCTCAAACCGCTGAATCTGGGCCTCACCGGGCGCATTGAAGGCACAACCCTTGTGGCGCGGCTGGCCGTGGACAAGGAAAGCATCCAGGCACTGGGCGGCACAGAGGCGCGTCTTGAAGCGCGAGTACCCCTTGTCTTCAGCAAGGACGGTCTGCCACAACCCGACATGCAGGGTCCCCTGCGGGGTCAGGTACGCTGGAAAGGGGCCGCCGGGCCGCTGTGGTCCCTCTTGCCCGTGGCCGACCAGCGCTTTGCGGGCAATGTGGCCATGTCCGTGGACCTTGGCGGCACGTTGTCCGCCCCTTCCGCCAAGGGATCTGTTCTTGTCGACAAGGGGAAATATGAAAACCTGCTCCAGGGCGTACTGCTGACCAATATCAACCTGCGCCTCAAGCTTGAGGAAGGCCGGGGCAAAGGGGCAGGCGCCCTGCCCGGCGTAGCACGGCTTGAACTGGACGCCGCCGGCGGCCTTGGCGGCAAACTGCGTGTGGCCGGGCACAGCAGCCTTGATGGCAGCAAGCTGGATATCAAGACCACCATTGATCATCTGCGCCCCCTGAGCCGCCGTGACATACGCATCGAACTTTCGGGCGATGTGGGCGTGACAGGCAGCGCCGCTGCGCCCAGGGTAGATGGCCTGATCACCGTCAACCAGGGCCTTGTGCAACTGAACAAACTGGCCGTGGGGGGCAGTGTCACCACCCTGCCCATCAGCAAAAACCCCGCGCCCGGCGCGGTACAGGCCGCCTCCCCCACAGGGGTGGCCAGCAAGCCCGAGGCAGAGGGCAGCCTCAACCTGCGCATCGTGATCCCCGGGCGCTTTCTGGTGGAAGGACACGGCCTCAGCAGTGAATGGAAAGCCGACCTGCTGGTGGCGGGTACGCCCGAAGATCCGCAGATCACGGGGCAGATCATGGCCGTCAAGGGCAACTTTGATTTTCTGACAAAGATATTCAAGCTTTCACGCGGCACAATCACCTTTGCGGGCGGCTCACTGAGCAATCCCCTGCTGGATATCAAGCTTGCCAATGAAACGCCCAATCTCACGTCTTATGTGAACATCACGGGAACCGTGCGTAAAATGAAGCTTTCGCTGAGCAGCGAACCGGAACTGCCGCGGGATGAAATCCTCGCCCAGATTCTTTTCGGTAAAAGCACCAGCGAACTGGGACGCCTGGAAAACCTGCGTCTGGCCGGAGCCGTGGCACAACTGGCGGGCTTCGGTTCGGGCGGCGGGGGTATTTTTGACGTTACCCGCAATGCCCTGGGGGTTGATGTGCTGCGCCTGAGTTCCACACCGGGCAGCGGATCAGGCGACTCCTCCGATGATGAAGGCATGGGCGCAGGCACTGCCGTGGAACTGGGCAAATACATTACGGATGTCATTTATGTGGGCGTGCAGCAGGGTATGAAACAGGGAAGTACGGCCTTTATCATCCAGCTTGAACTGACCCCGCGTACCAACCTGGAGTTGCGCTCGGAACAGCAGAACACTTGGGGCGGCATACGCTGGAAATATAACTATTAGAGCAAATTGACCGTTAAATTATCCTGGCGGTGGCGTGAGCAGACGTTCGCCGTGGCGGCGTAGCTGTTCGCGGCAGCATGCCGCACCCCTCAGGCATAGAGAAAAAGACCTGTCTTGCGGGAAGGGCTGTTACCGCCGCCCTGCGGGTACAGGGTTTTTCTTCTGATTTTGCCTTGGCCGCCCGCCGCGCAGGCGGCCCAAACCAGACCGGCTGATGCATTTCAAATAGTAGCTTTTTCCAAGTGTGCCACCATCTTCCACGCAGACGCCCCAAGTGAAGACAAAAAAATGGGCGCGGCGCTGAATGCAAGCCAATTTTGCAGTACCGCAGCCTGAAGCCTGCAGATTAACACATGAACAAATGCGAATCCCCTTTCTCAGCCCCCGCACTGCACCTACGCCGTGCACAGCCCGAAGACCATGCCGCGCTCACCGATCTCTGGCGGCGCAGTGTGGAGGCCACGCACCGCTTTCTTTCCCCTTTGGCCGTAGATGAGCTTTACACCGCCGTGCTGCGGGATTACCTGCCCGCAGTGGAAGAAGTATGGCTGGCGGAATACAGGCTGGAAAATGAAACACGGGCCCGCCCTGCCGGATTTATGGGCTGCAACGGCCCGCAGGTGGAGATGCTGTTTGTGGAGCCGGCATTTTTCGGCCGGGGCGTAGGCAAGACGCTTTTGCAACGCGCGCAACAACGTGCCACCAAAGAAGGCTTTGCCCTGACACTTGACGTCAACGAGCAGAACCCTTCCGCCCTGGCTTTTTACAGGCATATGGGCTTTGCCGTAACGGGACGCTCGCCGCTGGACAGCGCAGGCCGTCCCTACCCCCTGCTCCATATGGAATGGCGGGCGCGCTGACAGTGCCGCAAACCGTCTGAAAACAGGCCACAACGTATTCGCGGCAAGGATTCCTGAAAATCCTTGCCGCGTCTGCATGCATCGTGTGAAATGCTTTTATCCCTTGCGCCTGCCCGCGATCTGGTAGCGCTTCTGGGCTGAAAGCTCCGCTTTGCGCAGACGGATGGACTGGGGCGTCACTTCCACCAGTTCATCTTCACGCACAAAGTGCAGGGCGTGTTCCAGCGTCATGCGGCGCACAGGCGTCAGGATGACGTTTTCATCCTTGCCCGCCGCGCGCATGTTGGTGAGCTTCTTTTCCTTGGTAGCGTTCACGTCAATATCATTGTCGCGATTGTGCTCACCCACGATCATGCCTTCGTACACGGGATTGCCCGGCTCCACAAAAAGCACGCCGCGCGGCTCAAGGTTAAAAAGGGCATACGCCACGGCGCTGCCCGACCTGTCGGCCACAATGGAGCCGGAAAAACGCGTGGGAAAATCACCACGCCATTCTTCATAGCCTTCAAGATACGAGTTCATGATGCCCGTACCCTTGGTATCCGTAAGAAATTCATCCCGATACCCGATAAGACCGCGCGAAGGCACCGTGAACTCAAGGCGCACCCGGCCCGTGCCGTTGTTGACGCAGTTGAGCATGCGCCCTTTGCGCTGGGCCAGCTTTTCCGTAACCACCCCCATGAAGACTTCGTCGCAGTCCACATAAAGGCGCTCAATGGGTTCAAGAACCTTGCCGTCCTCATCCTTGCGCAGGATTACCTCGGGGCGGCCCACGGAAAGTTCAAAACCTTCGCGCCGCATGGTCTCGATAAGAATAGCCATCTGAAATTCGCCGCGCCCCTTGACCAGAAAAGCATCGCGGTCGGCGGTGTCTTCCACGCGCACAGCCACGTTGCGCAGGGTTTCCTTTTCCAGGCGGTCGCGAATGGCGCGGCTCTGCACAATCTTGCCTTCGCGTCCGGCCAGGGGCGAAGTGTTGATGCCGAAACGCATGGCCACCGTCGGCTCATCCACCCTGATGCGCGGCAGGGCGCGGGGATTGGTGCTGGTGCAGATAGTGTCGCCGATGGTCACGTCTTCAATGCCTGCCAGCACTACAATATCGCCGGGGGCGGCGGTTTCTACCTCGGCAAGCTTCAGGCCGTCATACACCTGAA contains the following coding sequences:
- a CDS encoding translocation/assembly module TamB domain-containing protein, translating into MTTLSSHTGQGGAVVAGAAVGGATAGSAHVSGSGQPGKGPGRPGGRRGAALFSRIWSIVWRGLAFLLLLLLFFLAGILLALRNENVQAWLKDEVNAVLAAPAETGDLQVRLTRLSGSLPFSMQVGLELADAHGPWLEAPLNTFEWDWTALPGTVRIRALTSHNPRLLRLPDLPPAPPSEPSPPMTEKSLRAMLGEAVQTLNTLPGWLPAVLMDRLAVVDAVLPQALLGAVIPAGAEKQEKDQNKENSGNADAAGQHQAANTPGMSPTSATQPTAPHNEPASTPAAQNGQANAHQAGDTQTEGRQAAPQPSADSTPFSGGAFFKADVDASLRAGSKGGSLNVMLTASGRDHAPLLVADTSCGGLEVRVEANFSPQEDKSGKSVIRTLTVNSRLEAAVLPAASAAAPAEDSSKTVETPAASSGAAPPASPQGQPAPYNPHSFLAPLLAGGASLSLTLEAQAQAIPGAPDDMAATARAGLTTFDLKAGPLSGTGHAAWHSPDAPAAGPAASRLTGAAQATSWLSGPLDVDLRLSLAPLKNPHARAAGDEAGSPLDILAAPGSVSLTANGPLEAPALNLRLECADLRLGSHRLEKAVASLAASPLHWRQALLPAEDHDSAPPAEAAGQYHAPGSADGKSSRAGANPGDSPDAGPGSTPDTVHGAAKAGTPQDGQEAATQLVLQLDVSGQWDNRPLSLGGQIFAGRTEGGMLQAGLRKLRLNALGVEAAGQATAILPPGSMPGCDGRLDVRVTDWAALSSLVPGARLDGEASLSLELRTERTTAPAAPEAADALRAATPRETAQNGGQPTARGGSETGPVQTDTAQATEAAPAPAVRFSQQAVLRWNVPRLSYSAGAEAPLTLQSLAGEATLRDLFGTANLAARLDLAALRQGDLSLGTKVRANGSLNGPLDASVETSGSVAARINARWQPGLVQLQKLEAGLAGHDLGFRTSPGATLRYGDSGITLTGLDIRLIPGGRLRANAALGQDRLDARLDLDGLALTPWKKFVPALPEGTVEARARLTGNPARPGGDFHFGVRQLRIPGSPLKPLNLGLTGRIEGTTLVARLAVDKESIQALGGTEARLEARVPLVFSKDGLPQPDMQGPLRGQVRWKGAAGPLWSLLPVADQRFAGNVAMSVDLGGTLSAPSAKGSVLVDKGKYENLLQGVLLTNINLRLKLEEGRGKGAGALPGVARLELDAAGGLGGKLRVAGHSSLDGSKLDIKTTIDHLRPLSRRDIRIELSGDVGVTGSAAAPRVDGLITVNQGLVQLNKLAVGGSVTTLPISKNPAPGAVQAASPTGVASKPEAEGSLNLRIVIPGRFLVEGHGLSSEWKADLLVAGTPEDPQITGQIMAVKGNFDFLTKIFKLSRGTITFAGGSLSNPLLDIKLANETPNLTSYVNITGTVRKMKLSLSSEPELPRDEILAQILFGKSTSELGRLENLRLAGAVAQLAGFGSGGGGIFDVTRNALGVDVLRLSSTPGSGSGDSSDDEGMGAGTAVELGKYITDVIYVGVQQGMKQGSTAFIIQLELTPRTNLELRSEQQNTWGGIRWKYNY
- a CDS encoding GNAT family N-acetyltransferase, whose product is MNKCESPFSAPALHLRRAQPEDHAALTDLWRRSVEATHRFLSPLAVDELYTAVLRDYLPAVEEVWLAEYRLENETRARPAGFMGCNGPQVEMLFVEPAFFGRGVGKTLLQRAQQRATKEGFALTLDVNEQNPSALAFYRHMGFAVTGRSPLDSAGRPYPLLHMEWRAR
- the typA gene encoding translational GTPase TypA, with translation MHYNDSLRNVAIIAHVDHGKTTLVDALFKQGGGLRAGQQMDDRVMDNMDIERERGITIAAKNCAVSWNGVKINIIDTPGHADFGGEVERSLSMTTGAILLVDSSEGPLPQTRFVLRKTLEAGLPVVVVINKIDRKDARPEEVLNEIYDLFIDLDASEAQLEFPVLYAIGRQGVAMKNIDDEQKDLTPLFEAILKHIPGPAHDPGQPFQMLVADLDYSDYLGRLAVGRIMHGHVHSKETLACIGENGKPRALRATKLQVYDGLKLAEVETAAPGDIVVLAGIEDVTIGDTICTSTNPRALPRIRVDEPTVAMRFGINTSPLAGREGKIVQSRAIRDRLEKETLRNVAVRVEDTADRDAFLVKGRGEFQMAILIETMRREGFELSVGRPEVILRKDEDGKVLEPIERLYVDCDEVFMGVVTEKLAQRKGRMLNCVNNGTGRVRLEFTVPSRGLIGYRDEFLTDTKGTGIMNSYLEGYEEWRGDFPTRFSGSIVADRSGSAVAYALFNLEPRGVLFVEPGNPVYEGMIVGEHNRDNDIDVNATKEKKLTNMRAAGKDENVILTPVRRMTLEHALHFVREDELVEVTPQSIRLRKAELSAQKRYQIAGRRKG